The following nucleotide sequence is from Zingiber officinale cultivar Zhangliang chromosome 10A, Zo_v1.1, whole genome shotgun sequence.
CTTATTTTTTAATCCTCCAATCTAATTTACATTTTTATAGATAGCAAGTAAAGACAGGAGTTCACCAAACAAGAAACCAAGTGGAACACCAATCAAAATGCTTATGTCACAGGAGATGCTGGGTGATATAGAGTTCGGTCAGAAGCCTCCAAGTGTTGTCGCAAGACTAATGGGTCTTGATTCCTTACCTATGCAGCAACCAGTTCTAGTTGACAAGAACGTCAGGAACAAGGGGCATCTATTTGACGATTTAACAGAACTTCAACCTCATCGACAGAATGAAGTTGATTGCTTTGACAAATTTATGGTATGTAATAGTCAGTCTTTCATCCATGGGGAAACATTTAAAGATGTATATGAAGTACAGCAACCACCACAAAAGAGTGTTTGGATCGAAAAGCAATCTCTGCAGAAAGAAAGATTTGATGACAATTCATATCAAAGGAGAATGAGCCTTGTCCGTCAGAAGTTCAATGAAGCAAAACTCTTGGCTACTAATGAGGAGTTCATTGATTCTAAGGAGTTTCAAGATGCCGTGGAAGTTCTTAATTCAAATAgagatttatttcttaaatttctgGAGGAATCGAATCCACTTTTCACAAAGCATCTCATTGAGCTCCAGAGTGTGCCTATACCCGCACAAAAAACACGAATTACTGTTCTGAAACCTTCCAGCACCACTGTGAAAAAGATTGACAAACATATTGAGAGGCAATTACTTACAGATTCAGTGGAAAGTATCAGAAAAGATAATAATCATCATTATTGGACCCGTGAATTATTGCAGCCAAAGGGTCAGAATTTGTCTCAGTCGACAAGGATAGTGGTTCTGAAGCCTTGCCGCGAGAGAACTGATTGTGTGATGACTAAACTTCCTAACAATCTTCCAAAACTGACGGATGGTCCACTTTCTGGTGAAGCTATGGCAAATGGTGAATTGACAGGTTCGAGAGAAATAGACAAGGGGATTGTTCATCAGCTGCAAGAAAGCCTGAGTTACAACAAAGAAGATGTATTTTTATCTTCTGTATTGTCAAATGGATATATTGGGGACGAGAGCTCTTTTAATCAGTCAGAAAGTGAGTACATGGAAGATGACATTGGATCTACAAGCGACATGGAAAATGCAACTCCAGCAACAGAGCATTCTTGCAGTTGCATGCATAATATTTACAGTCCTATCTCAGCTCCCTCCTTTACACGAGTATCTCATTCACCAGAGTCATCTGTTACTCGAGAAGCTAAGAAACGCCTTTCAGAAAGGTTGGCTTTGGTAGCTTCAAGTGATAATTGTCATGAGCCAAGCGAATTATGCAGAACCTCAAGCACCTTAGGTGAAATGCTTGCAATTTCTGAACTAAAGATTGAAAGAAGCAAAGATGGACTTGCTCTCTCTAGGAGCAAGTCATCCAAGGAGGAAAATGACACAATGATATCCTCGGCATTCCTGTCTTCATCTGGATCTAAGAATGATGAAAATTTGCATGGCAGCTTATCAAGATCAAAGTCAGTTCCACTTTCTCCATCAGCTTGTGAAGTTGATATGTTGAATGGGGAAATCTCTGGTCCCCTGCTTGGTAAACCCATTGTTCAGATTGAGGGACCCAAGACAAATAATAGGAGATCATCTTTCAAGGATATGGTCTCTAGTTTTTTCTTCTCTAGAAGCAAGAGATCAAGCAGAGGGAAGTCCTTCAGATCTGCCTCAGTGCAGGATGAAAGAGTACAGTTGCAAAGTTTCAGCAGTAATAGTAAACTGAATGATGATTTTTCAGAATCTTTTGAGGAAACTCCCTCAGCAGAGATCATACAGTGTACTGAAAACTTACACGATGAGTCAACTGAAGGGATATTTCATAAGGTAAAAAAACTTCACAAATTGGCTTCATAAATTACACCTTATTCTTTTAATGTCCTCTTTACTTGTTAAATGTTGGTGAATTTGTTAACTTAACTAACACGAGTCAACAATGAGATTGAGGATATCTTCCGCATTCATTTGACTCCCCTTTGACTATACTCTATGTTGTTACAACAATGTTTATGATCTCAATCATTCATAGTGATACCCATACCACACCACACCTTCACATTTTGTCTTTGCTAATAAAAAAGAATGATTCTTCTATGTTCTTATACTTCTAGTATTGTTATATGCATAATCAGGGTGTTGATTCTCTTGAGAAACCCGAGATAATGGGAAACTGTAACCAAAGTTGTTTCAGCCAAACTTTGGCAGCAGACGACGTCAATAATGCTATGTCACAGTTCTGCGCAAGTGCCATCTCTGGTCGTCCACGTAAGTATTTCCCAACTCCTACCACATGTATATTTAGTTATCTCAAGTAATAGCATTCCCTTTATCTTTGTCTCCAGAAGCACTTTCTAGGTCTCCACCTATAGAGTCAGTTCCGCGGTCCTTAATGAGAAGTAGTCCGTACATAGACGTAGCATCAGTAAAGCCCTTGATGCCTTCCATGATTATCTCCAAGGCAGATGAAGAATATGATCAATTTGTTTTTGTGCGAAAGCTGATCCAATCA
It contains:
- the LOC122026364 gene encoding uncharacterized protein LOC122026364 isoform X1 yields the protein MVSLASEMDPLDSFPGCMGRMINMFDDGTSITRTKMVTERPHRDVMTNCADIPNEPIDPVGAKMEGKHIASKDRSSPNKKPSGTPIKMLMSQEMLGDIEFGQKPPSVVARLMGLDSLPMQQPVLVDKNVRNKGHLFDDLTELQPHRQNEVDCFDKFMVCNSQSFIHGETFKDVYEVQQPPQKSVWIEKQSLQKERFDDNSYQRRMSLVRQKFNEAKLLATNEEFIDSKEFQDAVEVLNSNRDLFLKFLEESNPLFTKHLIELQSVPIPAQKTRITVLKPSSTTVKKIDKHIERQLLTDSVESIRKDNNHHYWTRELLQPKGQNLSQSTRIVVLKPCRERTDCVMTKLPNNLPKLTDGPLSGEAMANGELTGSREIDKGIVHQLQESLSYNKEDVFLSSVLSNGYIGDESSFNQSESEYMEDDIGSTSDMENATPATEHSCSCMHNIYSPISAPSFTRVSHSPESSVTREAKKRLSERLALVASSDNCHEPSELCRTSSTLGEMLAISELKIERSKDGLALSRSKSSKEENDTMISSAFLSSSGSKNDENLHGSLSRSKSVPLSPSACEVDMLNGEISGPLLGKPIVQIEGPKTNNRRSSFKDMVSSFFFSRSKRSSRGKSFRSASVQDERVQLQSFSSNSKLNDDFSESFEETPSAEIIQCTENLHDESTEGIFHKGVDSLEKPEIMGNCNQSCFSQTLAADDVNNAMSQFCASAISGRPQALSRSPPIESVPRSLMRSSPYIDVASVKPLMPSMIISKADEEYDQFVFVRKLIQSSGLENKKSMIFGRWHLLDSPLNPSLLYDSLHMDDEEAKRTVSHRLLFDAVNEALLDISQSTLFAACHGHHKFDVMGVSTSGEVWTTLRNRLSDEKLVPSEPISSSAVIEWIVKNEVTGTSWIESKWLEICEFCKDIAGKVLEDLIEEAL
- the LOC122026364 gene encoding uncharacterized protein LOC122026364 isoform X2; the encoded protein is MVSLASEMDPLDSFPGCMGRMINMFDDGTSITRTKMVTERPHRDVMTNCADIPNEPIDPVGAKMEGKHIASKDRSSPNKKPSGTPIKMLMSQEMLGDIEFGQKPPSVVARLMGLDSLPMQQPVLVDKNVRNKGHLFDDLTELQPHRQNEVDCFDKFMVCNSQSFIHGETFKDVYEVQQPPQKSVWIEKQSLQKERFDDNSYQRRMSLVRQKFNEAKLLATNEEFIDSKEFQDAVEVLNSNRDLFLKFLEESNPLFTKHLIELQSVPIPAQKTRITVLKPSSTTVKKIDKHIERQLLTDSVESIRKDNNHHYWTRELLQPKGQNLSQSTRIVVLKPCRERTDCVMTKLPNNLPKLTDGPLSGEAMANGELTGSREIDKGIVHQLQESLSYNKEDVFLSSVLSNGYIGDESSFNQSESEYMEDDIGSTSDMENATPATEHSCSCMHNIYSPISAPSFTRVSHSPESSVTREAKKRLSERLALVASSDNCHEPSELCRTSSTLGEMLAISELKIERSKDGLALSRSKSSKEENDTMISSAFLSSSGSKNDENLHGSLSRSKSVPLSPSACEVDMLNGEISGPLLGKPIVQIEGPKTNNRRSSFKDMVSSFFFSRSKRSSRGKSFRSASVQDERVQLQSFSSNSKLNDDFSESFEETPSAEIIQCTENLHDESTEGIFHKGVDSLEKPEIMGNCNQSCFSQTLAADDVNNAMSQFCASAISGRPPLSRSPPIESVPRSLMRSSPYIDVASVKPLMPSMIISKADEEYDQFVFVRKLIQSSGLENKKSMIFGRWHLLDSPLNPSLLYDSLHMDDEEAKRTVSHRLLFDAVNEALLDISQSTLFAACHGHHKFDVMGVSTSGEVWTTLRNRLSDEKLVPSEPISSSAVIEWIVKNEVTGTSWIESKWLEICEFCKDIAGKVLEDLIEEAL